The DNA window GGTGTCGTTTGCCGAATTGTCTCTGACGTCGTTTCTCGCTGACCGTTTACAGCAGGCCGGGTTTACCGCGCCGACTCCCATTCAACGCGCCGCGATTCCGCTGGCATTGGAGGGGCGCGATCTGTTGGCCCAGGCCAAGACGGGAAGCGGAAAAACGCTGGCGTTTCTGATCCCGCTGATTGAACGGGCCATCAAAGAAGGGTGGAAGCCCGCCGGCCATCAGTCCGCGCATACCGGAGCGTCACGGTTACCGCGCGCCTTGGTGCTGGCGCCGACCCGTGAGCTGGCCCTTCAAATCGAAATGGAACTCCGCAAGTATGCGCCGCCGTCGGTGACGTCGTTGGCTGTCTATGGCGGTGTTCCAATTGAACGGCACTATCGCGCCCTGCGCCAGCCGCCCATGATCGTGATCGGCACGCCGGGGCGTCTCTTGGATGTGACCGGCACGCGCCACTTGGATCTGCGCGGGATCGAGTATGTCGTGATGGACGAAGCCGATCAGATGTTGGATCGCGGATTCCTGCGCGATATTCAACGCATCCTCCAGCTCCTTCCCACGCAGCGGCAGACCATGCTGTTTTCCGCGACGTTCTCGCCGGAGATTCTCTCGCTGGCGGAATCGATGTTGAAAAACCCGGCCCGCACGGCCGTGGATCCTGGAGTAAATAGTCCGACCAAGATCACCCATGCGTATTATGTGGTGCCCAGCGAGGCATCGCGGGTCCAGTTGATCCACACCTTGCTGCAATCGTCCGAAGCCGGCGATCAATCGATGGTGTTCTGTGACCAGAAGTACAAGGTGAAACGGCTGGCCGCCCGTCTCGGCGGCGAACCGGCTTCTGTGGGCGCGATCACGGGGAATCACTCCCAGGCCCAGCGGGAGCGGACACTCACGGCATTCCGTTCCGGCCGGTTGCGATCATTGGTGGCCACCGATGTCGCGGCGCGTGGATTGGATGTCCCGACGGTCTCGCAGGTGATTCATTACGAGTTGCCAGGCAACCCGACCTCGTACGTCCATCGCACCGGTCGGACGGGCCGGGCTGATCGATCCGGGGCGACCCTCTTGATTCTCTCTCCGCAGGAGGAGCATGAATATCTGGCCATGGTGCGCCGCTTGCGCATCCAAACGAAGCGCTTGTCGTTGCCCGCATTGGCGGCGCTCCCGCCTCCCGCTCATGAGTCGGAGGACAACCATCAGGCAAGGCGGGACGGTCGGGGGCGTGATGCTCGGCCGCGTCGCTCCGGCGATCGTCCGAACGGACTGCCGCAAGAGTCGCGAGGTGGGCAGGGCCGACGGGGGTGGCGTTCCAATCGACCGGCCGCACCGCGCCACGGCAACAGTTGAGGAACCGCATGGCAGGCCTGCCGGTTCGGCCTGATTGAGGAGGGTGTGTTGATGAAAGCAACCAGGAATTTGCTGATGGGTCTGCTGATCGCCGGATGCTCGGCTTTCGGCGAGGCGGCCTTCGCACAAAACGACCTCGCGATCGCAGACGGAATGAAAGTGTCGCTGGAATATATCCTGACATTGCCGGACAAAAGCGTGGCTGACTCCAATGTCGGCCAGGAACCGATTATCTTCGTGCAAGGGGCGCATGAGATCGTCCCCGGCCTTGAAAAGGCGCTCGAAGGCATGAAGGCCGGGCAGAAGCGGCGCATCGACGTGTCGGCTCAGGACGCCTATGGTCCCTACAATAATAAACTGAAGCAAAGCGTCGATAAGGAAAAATTGCCCAAGGACGTCAAAGTCGGCGACATTTTGCAGGCATCGGATAACCGGTTGGTGAAGGTGCTGGAGGTGAATGACAAAAAGGTCCTCATCGATCTCAACCATCCGCTGGCGGGAAAAACCTTGACGTTCGATGTCACGGTTCTCAAGGTCGAAAAGGGTGAGGCGACAGACGCCACCGAAAAGAAAGCTCCCTAAGCTGTACGAGGTCTCCGACGGTCGGGGCAGTCGCTTTTTGGACTGACTGCCTGTCGTCCAATCAAGTCGGTTTTCAGCCGCCGTGATGGCCACTGTCACGGCGGCATTTTTTTACCAGCTACACATTCAGTTTACGGAGGATGTTGAGATGACGACCTATCCACGCAGTCCGAAAGTGCTGCTCGGGGGTATTGCCCACTTGGGACGGCTAATCGACAAGATCAAGCTTCGCCATGCAGGTCAGATTCAGGACTACAATTACCTCACCGTCGGGTTTGATAAGTACTTGATCGACTTTTTGCAGATTGATCCGAAAGCCTTCGAGCAGCAGGTGTTGGCCGACGGAAATGATGACGAGCTGTTGGCCTGGGTGAAGGCGAATGGCCGTACGTTGTCCGATCAGGAGGTCGCGCAATGGTCGCAAGGGCTGTTGACCAGCGCTCCGAAGGATGACGCCACCCGGCAGCGTTATCAGGGACGCCTGCAGGAGATTGCAATGAAGCGTGGCGTGCCGGTGACCTCATTGCCGCCGGCGTCGACGTGGGTTGAGGCGATCGAGCTGGACGAAGGCCGGATGTAAGCCTGCCTCTTTGGGAGAGGGCGAGACTATCGAACCTCGGCCCAGCCGGTGGACTGAGATTTGAAAATGACCGTGCGTGAAGACGTGCGGACAACCATGGCGTTCTGCCCTCCGTCGACGGACAACACGCGTTCCTGCGGCGTCCAGGCAATATCAAAAAACCCGCCGGTATAGGTGGAAAATCCCAACGCACGTTCATTGGTAATCGCCACTGCGACGTGTCCCTGGCCGCGCAATTGGGATACGGTTTCGTTGGGGCCAAGGGCCAGACTTGTCCAGTGGCCGCGTGTTTCTTGAAACCCATGCACCTGCTGATTCGTGTGGGCCAAAATCAAAAACGGTTGCAGCTGGTAGTGTCCCACGCGTTCCTCGACGCCCAGGCGTACTTCCCGCCATTGCCGGAGGCCGGCAGAAAATCCCAGCAAGCGATGTGAGGTGTGGGCGAATCCGGTATGCCCGCGGGAGCCGGCCGTCACGATGGATTCCCCTGGTTGCAGCGACTCTTCCACCCCGCCGCCCGCCGCAGACCAGGCGATGACTTTCTCAGCGGTCGGCGTCACGGTGACTTGTCCGCCTCCGCCCTGACTCAGCGATCGGGCCGGTGCGACGAATAGGCCTGCGACCGAAAGCGCGACGATGATGGCGGCGGTTGCCGTCGATCGATGCATGACGTTTGCCACTCCTTCTTCCTGAACCTATCACAGACCTGTCCCGATCCGAAGGCTGAATTTGCGGGTGATGACGGTTGTGTCAGATAGGCACAGAGGGTGATAGGATTCGTGGCATCACGTTACATGGAGCGTAGGTCTGATGGGTGCGAAGCCGGTCATTCTCTTATGCGCACTGACGCTTGGCTTTAGTCTGCCACTGCTAGGTGTGTGGTGGGCTGGCAAACCCATCGCGCCATATATCGAATGGCCGCCGATGACCCGGTATGTCGTGCATGCGCCATTCTCGTGGACGGTCTCTCTCGGATTGTTGCTGCTCATGGGCGGTGCCCTCGCCCCGTTGGTGCTGCGTGTCTTGCGGACGACACCTCGCGAGCAGCCGACTCCCGTCGCGGCGTTTCCCTGGTGGGGGTGGGGCGCGGCGATCTGGACGCTGATGCTGTGGGGCCTGGCTTGGAGCAGGTTCGAGTGGATGCAGCCGTTCCAGGCCCACACGTTCTTCCCACTCTGGCTCGGCTATATCGTGCTGGTAAACGCGTTGACGTTCCGCCGTGTCGGGTGGTGCATGTTGGTCGATCGTCCGCGGTACGTGCTGTCGCTCTTTTCGCTGAGTGCCGCCTTCTGGTGGTTCTTCGAATATCTGAATCGTTTCGTGCAGAACTGGTACTACCTCGGTGGCGACGAGTTGAGCGCCGGAGCCTATGTGTTGCAGGCCACGGTGGCATTTTCGACTGTGCTGCCCGCCGTGCTCGGCACGGCCGAGTGGCTGACCTCGTATCCGCGCTGCTCGGCAGGACTGGATCAGTTTGTCCGTATCCCATTCCCTCACGGAACAATCTGGGGATGGGTGATGCTCGGCATCGCCGCCGGCGGACTGGTCGGAATCGGCTTGTGGCCTGATTATCTCTTTCCGTTGGTCTGGGTGGCGCCGCTGTTGCTGATCACGGCGCTGCAGCTGATTCACAATGAGCCGACGGTATTCAGCGAGACGGCGCACGGGGATTGGCGGAGGATGTGGATCGCGGCGTTGTCGGCGTTGATCTGCGGATTCTTTTGGGAGACGTGGAACTATTACAGTCTC is part of the Nitrospira sp. genome and encodes:
- a CDS encoding DEAD/DEAH box helicase, whose protein sequence is VSFAELSLTSFLADRLQQAGFTAPTPIQRAAIPLALEGRDLLAQAKTGSGKTLAFLIPLIERAIKEGWKPAGHQSAHTGASRLPRALVLAPTRELALQIEMELRKYAPPSVTSLAVYGGVPIERHYRALRQPPMIVIGTPGRLLDVTGTRHLDLRGIEYVVMDEADQMLDRGFLRDIQRILQLLPTQRQTMLFSATFSPEILSLAESMLKNPARTAVDPGVNSPTKITHAYYVVPSEASRVQLIHTLLQSSEAGDQSMVFCDQKYKVKRLAARLGGEPASVGAITGNHSQAQRERTLTAFRSGRLRSLVATDVAARGLDVPTVSQVIHYELPGNPTSYVHRTGRTGRADRSGATLLILSPQEEHEYLAMVRRLRIQTKRLSLPALAALPPPAHESEDNHQARRDGRGRDARPRRSGDRPNGLPQESRGGQGRRGWRSNRPAAPRHGNS
- a CDS encoding peptidylprolyl isomerase, with amino-acid sequence MKATRNLLMGLLIAGCSAFGEAAFAQNDLAIADGMKVSLEYILTLPDKSVADSNVGQEPIIFVQGAHEIVPGLEKALEGMKAGQKRRIDVSAQDAYGPYNNKLKQSVDKEKLPKDVKVGDILQASDNRLVKVLEVNDKKVLIDLNHPLAGKTLTFDVTVLKVEKGEATDATEKKAP
- a CDS encoding DUF5069 domain-containing protein — protein: MTTYPRSPKVLLGGIAHLGRLIDKIKLRHAGQIQDYNYLTVGFDKYLIDFLQIDPKAFEQQVLADGNDDELLAWVKANGRTLSDQEVAQWSQGLLTSAPKDDATRQRYQGRLQEIAMKRGVPVTSLPPASTWVEAIELDEGRM